Proteins co-encoded in one Nitrospiria bacterium genomic window:
- a CDS encoding transposase — translation MFRPYDQDQMFLLPPSVKEFIDERHPAHLINDMVEKLDIKVFMHRYGEMGQPAYSPRMMLKVILYGMTVGVFSSRKLSRACGENLAFKYLAGMQTPARRGGPAFKTFIEFRARHREEMADLFVQTVKLAKEMGFALLSRVALDGTKMR, via the coding sequence ATGTTTCGCCCATATGATCAGGACCAAATGTTTCTATTGCCACCGAGCGTAAAAGAATTCATTGATGAGAGACATCCTGCCCATCTGATTAACGATATGGTGGAGAAGTTGGACATCAAGGTCTTTATGCATCGGTACGGAGAGATGGGGCAGCCGGCCTATTCGCCGCGGATGATGCTGAAGGTGATCTTATACGGCATGACGGTCGGGGTTTTCAGTTCGCGGAAGCTTTCACGTGCTTGTGGAGAGAACCTGGCCTTTAAATATTTAGCGGGGATGCAGACGCCTGCCCGCCGCGGCGGGCCTGCCTTTAAGACCTTCATTGAGTTTAGAGCGCGGCACCGGGAGGAGATGGCAGATTTATTTGTGCAGACGGTGAAATTGGCCAAAGAGATGGGATTTGCCCTGCTCTCAAGGGTTGCTCTGGACGGCACAAAGATGCG